The DNA window agctcgcctTGGCTGGGGCTGttcctgttcttgttcgCCCATCACTGGCACTACTGATTTCCCACACACTTTTTTCCCTTCGGTTGGATAGTGCTGATTAATAACGCTTGCTCGTTGTGGGTAAACCCATATTCCTCCTCGAATCCCGCGGCCCATTGGGGGGCATGCCGACTCGGTGAATGACACGgtgcagaagaaagagacacCGTGCTTGCTCCCTAGTTGTCGCGTGGAGTGTCACCGCAGACTGCTCACATTGGATATCAGTCTCCCGATCAGCCATCTCTCCCCGACACCACACATTCCCCGAACGACTGGCCCGCTTACAGTCAAAACCGGTGGAGGGGGAAACAAGGCAAGAGACATTCGAAACACACCCGTTGGTCGTGGTTGAGGGCGAGAGTTGAGAACTTGCATGATGACTGCGATGTTGAGTATGTCCTCCGTCTCGGGTCCGCCAGATGGCCTTCCGGGCTCGGACCTGGAACATGTCAAGTGGTGTTTGTTGGTGACTCGGTTACTGACTTCGTGTGCACTCGTGTAGACGGGACGCTCAACTCGGCCCCTGACACACCCTCTCCCCTCTATCCCGAACGTCTGATTCGTCCGCTCCCCAAACGAACCCTGCGCTCTCGCCTGTCCACGGACACTGCCGACACCATCCTGTACCCTCCCTCTCTGCCCGTGTCGCAGATATTTTACGGTGTCTCTCCGGACACCGAAGAAGTGGTGAACAATTCCAAAGCCTATGCGCGGCTGCGGCAGACCCAAAGCGTCGACGGCTGTGCAGaaagccaccaaagccaccaGCACTATGATTGCGAGGTAGCAGCAGAGCTGGACAGCGGAGATGAAGACGGGCCGGTAGTTGTTCGCCGGAGTGCTGGGTTTCGAGGGTCTTCACCGTCCCCATCCAGCACCCACCCGAACACTAATGGCGATGGTCCTCAGGTGAAGTCGCCGGCGGGCCCGGATGGTTATGACGCTTTTGAAAATACcaacaacaaaaagaagagaaagattCCAACACCAGGGAACTCGGGGGGTCATCACTCCGCCTTGTCCCCGGAGTTTGCCAGCATGGGCTTGGCAGCTCCGAATTCAAGCTCCGCCGCGGCTGTCAATGATGGGGTGGCCACCGGGACGTACTATGGCAGCGGTAACCCTGCGAGCCCCTTGGGTAGTGGTATCTCCGGGTCTGGAAGAGGCCGCCTGGGGCGGAGCACCGTTCgcagtggcagtggcagGGGCCCATTGTCAGCTAACGCTCAGAACGCGTGGATGAACACTCGAGTTCCGAGCCGGCGGGATGGGCTCATGTCCTCGCCTGGACCACCTGGTATGCTTTGATGACGTTTTGGTGAATCCCCGAACAAGCTGACCTTATTTGCTGTTAAGATGATTCTCCGACTGATCAGGGCATCATCTCTACCGCAATTGCAAATGCCGCAACACGTTCATCCCCCCTTCGAGGCCCCAGCAACGTCAGCCTGCTGGACCAAGAGAACACCACCCCCACCAAGACACAATTCACCTTCACCTGCGAATCGGATTCTTCCAAGGGCATGGCGATGCAGCGGAACTCGCACTCTGGTCCGCACCGCTCGCCTACTTCCCCTCTTGCCGCAGCGAGCCACAATGCGAGAGGATTCTCCACCCAAGGCACGCAAACCAGTCCGAGCATGGCTACACAGATGAACCAACACGGTTCACCCGGTACGCAGATCCCGtctggccaaggcgaagaaCAAGCTCCGGTGGGCCGCAAAAAGAAACGGCCACCGGGTGCGATTTACAGCTTGGCCGCACGGCAACGcaagatccagcagcagtACACCAATCTCCACCATCCGCCAGCCATGGAAGATATTTGGATTTGCGAGTTCTGCGAGTATGAGAGCATTTTTGGCCGCCGGCCCGAAGCGCTTATTCGGCAATACGAGATCAAAGACCGGAAGGAGCGGAAGCgcctggccgagaagaagagacttTTGGAAAAAGCGAAGATGAAGGGCCGTAAAACCAAGAAGGCCACTAAGAACGCGTCAAAGCAGGCCGCTGTCCAccaagttgaagaagaggccTACCGTGAGGGGTATCGGGCTGGGTTGGCTGGTGAGTCCCCTGGGCATCCGtccgatgaggaggaggattACGAAGATGAAGGCGATTTGATCCCCGCCCCGGCGTCCATGCCACCCGCCCCAGCTGATATAAAGCCGCCTCTTCCCACTGGAAACCACCCAGGAACGACTGGCACGGATCCCCCGGGAATTGCGGATGCCGCAGCTAGCAGACCCGCCTGACAATAAACGTGGTTAGGATTGCCGGGCTGGGTGTTTGATCAACATGTCTCGATATTGATGAGTTTGATGCGTCTTCCTTCTTGCGATCTCAGCAATTTGTTGGGCATGTTGAAGAATAGCTGATGACCACCCTTATGGCTCGTCCTTGGAATGGTTTGTCGGTTTCTTGCCGCAAACCTTTGCAATTATTGGTCCTACCCACTGTCGCTTCATTTCGGCTGTCTTGGCGTACCCGGTCTGTTTGTCGAgtgtttttttctttcttgttggtTATTATTGCATGCATCCAGGAACTCCCCTCTCAGGCATATCGGACTCGAGCGCAGTCATCGGGTTGGTTGGCCTCGCGCGGGTCCTGATGGCGTTGGAACAACCCCCCCATGTTAGGTGTGCTCTTTTTGGCAATGATGGAAATGACCCCGGAGATAGCTGTGCAGAGCTTCTCTGTTGTGTATTTGTAACCATGGAACACCGTTCTGAGCGATGTGCATATGTTGAATTTGATTGTTTTGATCTCCTCAGTGTGGTAGTTGTTAGGGCTTTGGTAAGGCTTTGGGCTAGACTG is part of the Penicillium psychrofluorescens genome assembly, chromosome: 4 genome and encodes:
- a CDS encoding uncharacterized protein (ID:PFLUO_006365-T1.cds;~source:funannotate) produces the protein MSSVSGPPDGLPGSDLEHVKWYGTLNSAPDTPSPLYPERLIRPLPKRTLRSRLSTDTADTILYPPSLPVSQIFYGVSPDTEEVVNNSKAYARLRQTQSVDGCAESHQSHQHYDCEVAAELDSGDEDGPVVVRRSAGFRGSSPSPSSTHPNTNGDGPQVKSPAGPDGYDAFENTNNKKKRKIPTPGNSGGHHSALSPEFASMGLAAPNSSSAAAVNDGVATGTYYGSGNPASPLGSGISGSGRGRLGRSTVRSGSGRGPLSANAQNAWMNTRVPSRRDGLMSSPGPPDDSPTDQGIISTAIANAATRSSPLRGPSNVSLLDQENTTPTKTQFTFTCESDSSKGMAMQRNSHSGPHRSPTSPLAAASHNARGFSTQGTQTSPSMATQMNQHGSPGTQIPSGQGEEQAPVGRKKKRPPGAIYSLAARQRKIQQQYTNLHHPPAMEDIWICEFCEYESIFGRRPEALIRQYEIKDRKERKRLAEKKRLLEKAKMKGRKTKKATKNASKQAAVHQVEEEAYREGYRAGLAGESPGHPSDEEEDYEDEGDLIPAPASMPPAPADIKPPLPTGNHPGTTGTDPPGIADAAASRPA